One Salvia splendens isolate huo1 chromosome 22, SspV2, whole genome shotgun sequence DNA segment encodes these proteins:
- the LOC121787837 gene encoding F-box protein At5g49610-like, with translation MNNDVCTEILLHLPVESLLRFRAVCKFWCYVIDSPSFRELHINNNNNNNVSDDMARLELYFNNGQLRVLHNTKPLLTYKSDQLMGYEFSSYLDHQGLVRLYGPVMGLACIYDTQLRKPIAICNPCLHQLKLLPPITTSSYSKPYRPCKISQREVAIGFDEDYKVAQLLLCSGHFCLHGLMYSRKTDSWKDLAGVNGNLKILSISPMKQVCENGRFAHWYVVSATGYSRAEAYILSLDMKNEVFQTIRLFQGHWNSTDIVVTYVAEDEHSFWRLDLPRDPSRNRVTIYRSSSGESRYRGRIISWAPLMNVQFPFSGELGLWRRTSCVLFKYWNYMFVFDYRACKYSYWPCCNHFPVLFKHRCSFVSLENVS, from the coding sequence ATGAACAATGATGTGTGTACAGAAATTCTCTTGCATCTGCCGGTGGAGTCTCTCTTGAGATTCAGAGCTGTCTGCAAATTCTGGTGCTACGTCATCGATTCTCCATCTTTTCGAGAACTGCACattaacaacaacaacaacaacaacgtaTCAGATGACATGGCACGTTTAGAGTTATATTTTAACAATGGTCAACTTCGAGTGCTACACAACACGAAGCCGTTATTGACTTATAAATCGGACCAATTGATGGGCTACGAGTTTAGTTCCTACCTTGATCATCAAGGTCTAGTTAGGTTATATGGGCCGGTCATGGGCCTAGCCTGCATCTACGACACGCAACTGCGTAAGCCCATAGCCATATGCAACCCTTGTCTACACCAACTCAAGCTTCTCCCACCGATTACAACCTCTTCCTATTCCAAACCCTACCGGCCGTGCAAAATAAGCCAGCGTGAGGTTGCAATTGGTTTCGACGAAGATTACAAAGTGGCACAGCTCCTTTTGTGCAGTGGACACTTCTGTCTTCATGGCCTAATGTACTCAAGAAAGACGGATTCTTGGAAGGACTTGGCCGGCGTCAATGGTAATCTAAAAATTCTCTCTATTAGTCCCATGAAACAGGTGTGTGAAAATGGCCGCTTCGCGCACTGGTATGTGGTCTCGGCTACTGGATATTCGCGTGCTGAGGCATACATACTAAGCTTGGACATGAAGAATGAAGTGTTTCAGACAATCAGGTTGTTCCAAGGACATTGGAATAGTACTGACATTGTTGTTACTTACGTTGCCGAAGATGAGCACTCGTTTTGGCGCCTTGATTTACCTCGTGATCCATCTCGTAATCGGGTGACGATATATCGTTCATCTTCCGGTGAGTCGAGATACAGAGGAAGGATTATATCTTGGGCTCCTTTGATGAATGTGCAATTTCCTTTCTCTGGGGAGTTAGGGTTATGGAGGAGGACTAGTTGTGTTTTATTTAAGTACTGGAACTACATGTTTGTGTTTGATTATCGTGCTTGCAAGTATAGTTATTGGCCATGTTGTAATCACTTCCCAGTTTTATTTAAGCATAGATGTAGTTTTGTTTCACTAGAAAACGTGTCTTAG